From Kaistella polysaccharea:
TTTGATGAAAAATCTGACAAGAGCGACCGCATCGCAATTCTATATGCTTCTGGCACCATCTATAATGGTGAAGGTTATCAGGATATTTTCGCTGATAATTTTGTGAAGGATATTAAAAAACTGGCAGACAACGATAAAGTAAAGGCGGTGGTACTTCGTGTAAACTCACCAGGCGGAAGTGCAAATGCATCCGACGAAATTTTATTTGAATTACAACAACTGAAAAAGAAAAAACCTCTAGTGGTTTCCTTCGGAGACTATGCGGCATCAGGTGGATATTATATTGCCATGGCGGCAGATAAGATTTATTCAGAGCCCAATACACTTACCGGATCGATTGGTGTGTTCGGAATGATTCCTTATTTCAAGGAAATCGCTAATAAAAATGGTCTTACTTCACATGCAGTAACTACGAACGCAAATTCAAATATGTACTCTGCGATTAATGGGGTAACGCCAGGTGGTGTTGCCATGCTCACAAAAAGTGTGGAGCAAACCTATAAAAGATTTGTACATTTTGTAATTGAAAACCGAAAGAAAACTTTTGAACAAATTGATGAAATTGGTGGCGGCAGAGTTTGGAGTGGAACACGGGCAAAACAAATCGGTCTGGTTGATGAATTGGGAAGTCTTCAGGATGCAGTAAAATTTGCAGCCCAAAAAGCCAATCTTAAAGATTATGGCATTACCACTTATCCAAAGAAAACAACTGCATTTGAACAGTTATTTAAAAATCTTGATGAAAACGAAATTTCTACAAGACTCATTAAAAATAAGATAGGTGCTGATAATTATAAATTATTCGAGCAGATTACCAATCCTAAATTTCAGCAAGGCGTAATGATGCAGACGCCGTTCCAGATTAAAATTGATTAGGAATAAAAGCCAAAAAAATCCCGCACTGAAATTCAGCGCGGGATTTTTTTATTTTCTATTAATTATCCACGTTTTGTGGCCATTCCATAGATCCACAGAACTGCTAAAGCTCCGACAACTGCAAGAAGAATTCCTTTAATATCAAATTCCTCAACAGTTCCCCATCCTAGCATACTACCAATCCATCCTCCAACGAATGCACCTACGATACCTAAAATGATTGTTAAAAGCCAACCCATGTTCTGGTTTCCTGGCATAATAAGTTTAGCGATTGCTCCTGCGATAAGACCAAAAATGATCCAAGTTAAAATTCCCATAGTTTAAAAATTTAATGTTAGTTATTAATAATTCACTTTCTCTTCTATTATCAAACATAAGACCAAATTAAAGTCATTTCTGCATTTTTTAATGATCTATAAGATAAAATTAATTAAATAAAACCAATAAATAAAACTTTTTATCTTTTTTTAAAGAAAGAATCTACAAACTCTGCTCCATTGAACAACTGAAGATCAGTCATTTTCTCACCTACACCAATATATTTTACCGGTATTTGAAACTGATCAGATATACCAATCACCACACCTCCTTTTGCAGTTCCATCTAATTTAGTAATTGCTAAAGCATTTACTTCTGTCGCCGCAGTGAACTGTTTTGCCTGTTCGAAAGCATTTTGTCCGGTAGATCCATCGAGCACCAAGAGAATTTCATGTGGTGCGTCGGGTAGAACTTTTTGCATCACGCGTTTAATTTTCGTGAGTTCATTCATTAGATTCACTTTGTTGTGCAACCTTCCGGCGGTATCTATAATAACCACATCTGCATTATTCGCAACAGCACTTTGTACCGTGTCAAAAGCCACAGAAGCGGGATCACTTCCCATATTTTGTTTTACGATTGGTACACCAACTCTTTCGCTCCAGATCACCAGTTGATCTACTGCAGCAGCGCGGAAGGTGTCGGCAGCACCCAATACCACATTTTTACCTTCACTCTTAAACAGGTGCGCTAATTTACCGATGGTCGTAGTTTTTCCTACGCCGTTTACACCTACAACCATGATGACATAAGGTTTTTTAGTTTCATCAATAGTGCCGCTTCCGGCATGTGGCCCATCAAGAAGCAGATTCGTTATTTCTTCGCGCAAGATGACATCAAGTTCATCAGTTCCCACAAATTTATCACGGGCAACACGGTTCTCGATTCTTTCAATGATTTTAATGGTGGTCGACGCGCCAACATCAGAGGCAATAAGCACTTCCTCCAAATCATCCAGAACTTCGTCATCGACTTTAGATTTCCCGACAACCGCTTTCGAAATCTTATCGAAGAACCCCTGACTGGATTTTTCGAGGCCTTTATCTAAAGTTTCCTTTTCCTCTTTTTTAAAAATTTTTTTATACCAACTCATTACAAAAGTTCCTATTTAACATTACTAAATATAAGCGCTGTCGCCGAAAGCAAACAAAGATAAAATAAAAAAACTATCCAAAAAGGATAGTCTTATATATTCGCGATTGTGCCGAATCTTATTTTTTTAAATAAGCTTCAACCTCGTCAGCGTTCATTACTTTCTCATCAAAAATGTAAGCTCCAGATTTAGGAGATCTTACCATTTTCACAACTTTGGTCATTTTTTTTGAACCTGCACCACCTTGAAGCGTTGCTACTACTTTCTTTGCCATTTTCTATAACTTTAAAAAAATTATTTAATTTCTTTGTGAACCGTATATTTCTTAAGAACAGGGTTGAATTTTTTCAACTCTAATCTCTCAGTCGTGTTCTTTTTATTTTTGGTAGTGATGTATCTTGACATTCCTGCTACTCCGGTTTCTTTGTGCTCAGTGCACTCCAAAATCACCTGTACTCTATTTCCTTTTTTTGCCATGATTTATGATTTTTTGATGAAACCACTTCTAGTTCCTCTTAATATTGCTTCTTCAATCCCTATTCTGTTGATAATTCTCAATCCGTGAGCTGAAACTTTTAAAGTTACAGATTTCTCTTGCTCTGGAAGGTAAAATTTCTTTTCCAATAAGTTAATTTCAAAACGACGTTTCGTTCTGTTATTAGCGTGAGAAACATTGTTTCCTACCATGGCACGCTTTCCGGTTATTTGGCAAATTCTTGACATATCTCGATGTTCTTATTTCTGAATAAATATTTGAGAGTGCAAAATAACGAAGAATTTTTTAGTTAGACAAATATAATTCAGATTTATTTTGAAGAAAATCACAGAACCAAGTCCTTCATTTATTCTCAAATCTTTTGCAAGATGTTCTTATTTAATATTTACTTCACGTTCCAGGGCGATTCCAAATTTTTGATATACCGAATCAATGATCATGGCCGAAAAATCGTAAATTTCTCTACCTGTTGCTTTACCTGTTTTGTTCACGATCACCAAAGCTTGCAACTCGTGCGAAGCAACGTTTCCGATTTGCTTCCCTTTCCATCCACACTGCTCGATGAGCCAGCCTGCAGGAATTTTTACCAAATCACCCTGCGGATAGTTCGGCATTTCGGGATGTTTTTCACGAACGATTAAAAACTGGTCCGTAGGAATTGACGGATTTTTAAAAAAACTCCCGGCATTGCCAATCACTTTTGGATTCGGCAATTTGCTTTGTCTAATGCTAATTACCGCTTTCGAAACCTCTTGAATCGTCGGATTTTCAATTCCTAAATCCTGTAATTCCGATTTAATTGCGCCATAATCCGTTTTTATCACATGATTTTTCCGGGTTAATTTAAAGGTTACTTCTAAAATAACATATTTCCCTTTTCCTTCTCTTTTAAAAACAGATTCGCGGTAGCCAAAATTGCATTTTTGATGATCAAATTTTTCGACTTCCAAAGTTTCTAAATTCAGTACTTTACAATTTACAAAAGTGTCTTTAATTTCAGTTCCGTACGCACCGATATTTTGCATTGGTGAAGTCCCTACATTCCCGGGAATTAGAGATAAATTCTCTAAGCCACCATAATTTTTATTCAAACAGAATAGCACAAATTCATGCCAGTTTTCACCCGCTTTTGAAGTTACTAAAACTTCATTTTCATTTAGATATTCTTCTTCAATTCCTTTTAAATGTAACTGAATTACGATACCCTCGAAATCCTGAGTAAACAGAATATTACTGCCGCCACCAAGAAATAAAATGGCGAGTGAGTGAGTTTTTGAAAATTTGATTGTTTCTATTAATTCTTCCAAAGAACTAACTTCTGCAAAATATTTTGCCGAAACATCAACCCCAAAAGTGTTGTGATTTTTTAATGAAAAATTTTCCTGGATATTCATTTATTGCGAAATATTTGACATCATGTTGTGGATTCTCTTTTCTGCTTCCTCTTTCGTAATTCCGTGATAGAAATCAACTACAAACGGGTGGCTAAAATCCAACTGAGGATAAACTTCCGGTCGTTCATTCCCGGGTTTAGTTTTAACATCCATGGCGATACTTTTTTCAAATTGATAATCCGGCAGCGCATTGCTTAACCAACCAAAGTAAACGGTTTCATGATTTGTATTATTAAAGTTGGCAACATAGTCGTCGTAATTCTCTTCACTTACAGAAACCCAAAGTCCGTATTCCAGATATAGCGAGGATTTCGCAACCTTCTGCTTTAAAACAACTCGAATAAACCGATCAGTTCGGTCTGGATATTCAATGGTGCAAAAATCTTCATCAATATGAATTTTGTACGTATTTTTTTGTTCTTCAGTCAGCCAATAATAGGAATTGGGATACGCAAAAGTAAGCGCAGGATAAGAATGATGAATTTCACCGCAAATACCACATTTATTTTCTGAGTTCATTTTCAAAAATTTATACAGATTCTATTAAATAAAAAAAGGAAGTACTTATAACTTCAGTTCGTTGTAAACTTCGCTGAGTGAAACGCCTCTACGATCGTAATTTTTAGTAACCATTGAAGCAAAACCTTTGCGCATTTACCTTAAAAAAAAATACTAAAAATAAATAAAAAGCGGGCTAAAAAACCCGCTCCTATTTAATTAAAGTCCAAATTCAATTTTATATTTCTGAAGCGCATCATTTAACAATTCAACACTTCTTCTCAAATCCTCTTCTTTCAAAACATAAGCAATTCGCACCTGTTTTTTACCCAATTCAGGATTGCTGTAAAAACCACTCATTGGCGCAACCATAATGGTTTCGTTATTATGAGAGTAACTTTCTAACAACCACTGTGCAAACTTATCAGTATCATCAACCGGAAGTTCTACTGCGCAATAAAAAGCTCCTTTTGGTTTTGGACAAATTACACCTGGAATTCCGTTAAGCAAATCAACCAACACATTTCTACGGTGGGTATATTCTGAACGAACGGTCAAAATATAATCCGCATCGTCCTGATGAGCCGCCGCAGCTGCAATCTGACCTAACAATACCGGACTTAATCTTGCCTGAGCGAAAAGCATGGCTGCATCATGAATTTTTTTCGACCGCGTAACCATGAAACCAATTCGTACACCGCACATTGAATAACGTTTTGATTCAGAATCAATAATAATACAATTATCGGCAATTTCTGGGAAATCTAGCATCGAAACGGCCTGCTTACCGTCATATACATATTCTCTGTAAACCTCATCAGAAATTATTACAATATCGTGTCTCAGAGCGATATCTGCCAATTTCTGCAACTCTTCTCGGGTGTAGAGATAACCGGTGGGATTTCCGGGGTTACAGATAAGAATTGCCCGTGTTTTTGGCGTTATTTTTTTCTCGAAATCTTCTATCGGTGGCAGTGCAAATCCGGTATCAATTGTAGAAGATACCGCCACCACATTTACATTAAAAGTGCTTGCAAACCCATTATAATTCGCGTAATAAGGTTCTGGAATGATCACTTCATCGCCATCATCGCACAGAGTAGAAATGGCAAAGTTCAGCGCTTCAGAACCCCCATTAGTCACAATAAAATTTTCCGTCGTTAAATCCGAAAAACCTAAAGTGTGATAGTAATTTTTTAACGCCGTTCTGTAATCTAAATTCCCTTCGGAAAGCGCATACTCAAAAATTTTCAAATCATTATTTTTCACGGCATCCAAAGCAGATTGCGGCGTCTCAATGTCGGGCTGACCGATATTTAAATGATACACTTTTATTCCTTTTTGTTTCGCGAGTAATGCGTAAGGAACCAATTTCCGAACCGGTGAAGCTGGCATATTTTGAGCTCTCTGAGAAATTTTTGGCATTATTTTAAAATTTTCAACAAAATTAAGAATATTTTTTGAGCAACACGGTTTAATCTTCTCTGAAAAATCAGTCCGGTCTCCGTTTCAATCTTTTTCTTCGATTTCGCTACGAAAAAGGATTTACACTGCACCCGGGCTAGAAGTTCATGCAAAATGTTTCTCCAATTTTTTTAAACGCCAAAGACGCTAATATTTTTCAATCTGAAATCTTTTTATAAGTCCAAGTAAAATTTAAGTAAAAAATGCGCAGAAATAATCTGCGCATTGTTCTATTCTATTGTAAATCCTTGATAAATCAAATGTTCCTTATCCTTCGTTATCGGAATATCGTTCTGATAAAAATACGATTTGGAAATTTTATATTTACCTTTTTTCAAATTTGGATAATAACCACTAATATCGACTTCTAGCATCTTATTTTCGCCAGGTTTTATGATATATCCAATACTATTAAAAATCCGATTGACCTGTGCTTTTTCCTTCATCCATTGTTTCCCATTCCATTTTTCCACAATGAACGGATCACCAGTGATAATTACGTCCTCCGTATTATTGGAAATCAGTAGGTTTATTTTTTTTTTACATCCTTAAGCTTAATGTTACTATCAGCAATTTTTAAATCAACATTTCCATTAACCTGACTGATAAATCCTTTGCTTTTCAACAACGGTTTCAAATCTGCATCTCGCCCCGTAAATTCTTTAAAGGCTTTGTTCAAATCCATCGAATTTCCAACGGATAAAATATACTTACGGAAACGGTCTCCATTTTCACGAGTCATTCCACCATGTGTAGAAATCCAGTCCCAAGCATCAGCATTCAACATATCGCTCCACATATAAGCGTAATATCCTGCAGAATAACCACCGCCCCAGATGTGAGCAAAATAAGGGGAATGATATCTTGGCGGAACTTCTTTCAGGTTAAAACCATATTTAGCCAACACGTCTTTTTCGAATTCTAAAGTCGGTTTAAATTGCGATTCATCAGTTACAGAATGCCAATTCATGTCTATAGTAGCTGCAGAAACCAGTTCGGTCGTCGAATATCCTTGGTTAAAAGTTCCGGCTTTTTTGATCTTATCAACCAAAGATTGTGGCATTGGCTGCTTTGTTTGATAGTGCAAGGCATAATTCTTCAATACTGAAGGCTCCAAAGCGAAGAACTCATTGATCTGCGACGGGAATTCCACAAAATCCCGTGGAACATTTGTTCCAGAAATCGAGATATATTTCTGATCGGCGAACAATCCGTGTAAAGTATGTCCAAATTCATGGAACATTGTGGTTACGTCATCGTAAGAAATTAATGAGGGTTTTCCTTCTGCCGGTTTTTGATAATTAAATACATTAACAATCACCGGTTTTTGATTTAATAAATGCGATTGCTCTACAAAGTTACTCATCCAAGCCCCACCATTTTTATTATTTCTGGTATAGAAATCCAAATAATAAATCGCCAGAGATTTTCCATCACGATCGAAAACTTCATACGCCACAACATCCGGATGATATACTGGCAAGTCGTTTCTTTCTTTAAAAGTAATACCGTAGAATTTTTCAGCGGCATAGAAAACTCCTTTTTCTAGAACAGTTTTCACTTCAAAATAAGGTTTGATTTGATTTTCATCCAAATCGTATTTTTCTTTTCGAACTTGTTCCGCATAAAAATTCCAATCCCAAGGTTCAACTGTAAAGCCACCTTTTTGTTTGTCGATTAAAGCCTGAATTTCATTACTTTCTCTCTTTGCAGTTTCCACCGCTGGAGTCGCTAAACGCGCCAATAGATTCATTGCATTTTCTGGAGTTTTAGCCATTTGATCCTGCAACTTCCATTCTGCAAATGATTTTTTACCCATCAAATGTGCTTTTTCCATACGAAGTTTCGCCTCTCTTTCCAAGATGCTTCTGGTGTCGTTCGCATCTCCTTTTTCAGCTCTATACCAAGAAGCTTTGAAAAGTTTTTCTCTCGTTGCTCGGTTTTTTAGATTCTGCAACAATGGTTGCTGTGTCGTGTTCTGCAAAGCCAAAAGATAACCTGTTTTTCCCGCAGCTTTTGCATCTGCAGCGGCAGCAGCAATTTCATCTACAGAAAGTCCATCAAGTTCTTTAACATCAGAAATTAAAAGAGCGCCATCTCTTCTTGCATCTAATAATTTACTCGAAAACTGAGTAGAAAGCGTGGCTAATTCTTCATTAATTTTCTTAACCTTTGCTTTATTTTCGTCAGATAAGTTGGCGCCGGCGATTTCAAAGTTCGTCGTATATAATTCTAAAACTCTTTTTTCTTCGGAACCTAAACTTTCAGTTTTAATCGCTTTAATTCTTGAATATAATTTATCATTCAGGTAAATTTTATCGCTAAGTGCTGAAAAAATGGGTGCGTATTCTTCTTCCAGCTTCTGTAAAGTAGGATTCGTGTTAGATCCGGTAAGATTATAAAAAACAAGCTGTGCTCTTTTTAAAACTTCGCCACTATTTTCTAGGGCGACGATGGTATTTTCAAAAGTTGGCGCTGCAGAATTATTGGCAATCGCTTCTATTTCAGAAACTTGAACTTTCATACCATAATCAAATGCCGGTTTAAAATGTTCATCCCTAATCTTGTCAAATTCCGGTGCCTGATATTGCAGGGAGCTTTTCATCATAAATGGATTGTTCGCCATCACGTCTGGAACTGGAATTTCAGTAGGTGCGTTTTCGGTTGTTTTCATAGTAGTACAGGCGGATGTTAACGCCAGAGAAGATATTAAAAAAACAGATGTAATATTTTTCATTCTTAAATTGTTATTATAGGATAAAGGTATTAATTTTAAATTTATCTTTAACAAAATAACCATCAATACTATTTAAACTATGAAAACATCTTTTATTTTCGCTTGCGCTACACTTCTTTTATTTACTTCCTGTAACATTAAATCAGATAATGGCTTTCCGCTTAATTTTGGAACGAAAGAAGGAAATGGCATCATTAAAACCCAACAGTTTATGATGAATTTCGATGAGATTAAAATTTCGCAGTCCATTGCGGCAGAGCTTGTAAAATCAAGTACTGAAAAAGTAGTTGTCACTGCGCCTTCAGATATTATTGACGATATTTTAGTTGAAAATGATAATGGGAGACTTTACATTCATTTTAAATCGGGACTAAATATTTCTGCGAGAAATGTTGCAGTGAAAATTTTTGCGAAAGATTTCTCTAAACTGGAAGCAAACTCCTCCGCATCAATTGCGATTAAAGATCAGTTTACCCAAGAAAAAACAGAAATAAAAGTTGGAAGTTCTGGGAGTATTTCGGGGAATTTAGAAGCAAATGACCTTTCAATCGATGTTTCAAGCTCTGGAAGTTACTCTGGAAAAATTTGGGCTGTGAATTTAGTAGCAGATGTTTCTTCTTCCGGAGATATTATTATTTCAGGAAAAACTAAAAATGCAAACCTCGACGCCTCTTCGTCCGGAACTTTGGATGCGAAGGGCGTGATGGCAGAGAATGCAGAAATAGAGGCCTCAAGCAGCGGCTCCGCAAGTTTGTCAGTAAGCAATGAATTGCGGGCAAGTGCCAATTCTTCCGGTGATGTCATCATCAAAAAAATTGGGAATTTAAATATTTTCAGTCAAAAAGAAAATAGTGGCGGAAGTATTTCAATTCAGTAAAACTTCTCTTCAGTTCCTGAAAATAAAATCAGCCTCATAACGAGGCTGATTTTCTATTTTAATTTTCGAAATTATTCGAGTCTACCAACCTCCAGAAGCACCGCCTCCACCGAAACTTCCGCCTCCGCCGAAGCCTCCGAATCCGCCACCGCCAAAACCACCGCCGGAACGACCAAAACCGCCACCACCGAAACTGCCTGGGAAAGGGAAAAATCCACCTGGGTAGGAACGTCGTCCCCGTCGTGACAAGATCACATCTTCATCGTCATTATAATTGCCGCCACCGCCTCCTCGGTTTTTGAAGAGAAAACTTAAGATTATAAACACAAAGAAAGCAATCATTAAAATCTGTCCCGGAGTTAAACTTTCCTCCGATGAAGTTTTTGCAATCGGCTTAAATTTGCCTTGAACAGCTTCCATTAAAGCCGTAGTTCCTCTATTAATTCCTTCAAACCATAATCCTTGTTTGAAATTTGGCGTAACAATATAATCCAGAATTTGCCCTGCGACCGATGCTGTTAAATATTGTTCTACAGCTCTACCTTGCTGTATAGCCATGGTGTGATCTTCTGTAGCGATTAAGAAAACGATGCCGTTATCAGTTTCTTTTTGACCAATTCCCCACTTTTCACCATACATCGTGGCTAGATAATTCACATCCTCGCCACCCGTTGTCGGAATGATAATTACTGCGATTTCCGTAGATGTTGAATCGGAAAATTTAATTAGTTTTTGATTGAGCTGATCTTTCTCGCCCTGTGTCAATATTCCTACTTCGTCAGTTATCGGATATAAAATAGCGGGTTTTTTCGGAATATTTTGGGCAAAAACAAAAATGCTTAAACCTACGAGTAGAAAAGCGAAGAAATATTTACGAGAAAGTAATCTCATTAGAAAGTTCATTGGGATTTTCTCCCGAAATCGGGAAATGTTTTTTAAGTTCTAAACCTGTTTCTAAGACTGCATTCCGTAAGCCGTCATGATAGTTTCCGCGAGAGAATTCGCGTGTAATCTGATCGTGAATTTTATCCCAAAAATTCTGATGAACTTTTTTATGAATGCCTTCATCACCAATAATGGTTAAATATTGCTGTTCAAAATTCACATGAAATAATACCGCATTTCGCTCTTCGGTTTGTCCTTCGCAAAGCGTTTTAAAAACTTGAAATGCAATCTCGGCATTATTGCCTTCTGTTTGGGAATCTATATGAATACGGATTTCACCAGTCGAGTGATCTTCGGCTGTTTTAATGGCTTCTACGAGAGAAGCCATTTGATAATCTGTTAGAAAACTATTCATTAGTTCGTGAAAACTTCTGGTGCTTTTTGAGCACCTGCATCCGCTTTAAAATATGGTTTCTCTTTAAAGTTGGTGAAGTTTGCCAAAATATTATTTGGGAACGTTTTAATCGTAGTGTTATAATCCTGAGCTGCTTCGTTATAATAAACCGTTTCGCTTCGGATGCTGTTTTCAATCGCCGTATATTCTCTTTGGAAATTTAAATACTGCTGATCCGCTTTTAAGTTTGGATATTGCTCTACCACGGCCATCAATCTGCTTAAAGCGCCACTTAATTCACCTTGCGCTGCCTGGAATTTCGCCATATCAGCTTCGGTCATATTGGTAGGATCTACAGTAATTGATGTTGCTTTAGAACGGGCTTCAATCACTTTTGTTAATGTTTCCTGCTCAAATTGAGAGTACGATTTTACAGTACGCTCTAAGTTCGGAATTAAATTCGCACGTTTTTGATATACTGTTTCTACATTAGACCATTTGGTATTTACAGTCTGCTCTTTTGTTACAAAATTATTGTATCCGTTTTTACCCCAGAAGAAGAGCACAGCAGCAATTACAAGGAGAGCAATACCGATTGTTCCGGCGCTCATACAGCCTTTATTTCTCATAGTTTATTATTTTTTAAAAATTTTAATGCTACCCAAATATACAATTTATGTGCTAAATTTGTAAAAAATTAATTTAAAATGATAACAGCTGTAGTAGCAATGGGTTTGAATAATGAAATTGGTGCTGAAAATCAAATGCTTTGGCATTTACCAACCGATTTAAAACATTTTAAAGAAATTACATCAGAGCACCCAATTATCATGGGTCGTAAAACTTACGAAAGTATTGGAAAACCACTTCCGAACCGAACAAACATTGTTGTAAGTACTAAAAAAGATTGGTTTGAAGAAGGTATTCTGATTGTAGGAAGTTTAAAAGAAGCCATTAAGTTTGCAAAAAAAATAGACGAAGATATTTTTATCATTGGCGGCGGTAAGATTTACGAACAGACCATGGAGATAACGGACAAATTAGAAGTTACCCTCGTAAAAACCACTTTGAAAGCTGATACTTATTTCCCGAAAATTAGCGAGAAAATCTGGGTAAAAACCGACGAAATCTGCCACGAGAAAGACGAAAAAAATGCTTACGATTTTTGCTTTCAAACATTTGAGCGGAAAGAAAAACTCTAAATATTTTAACTGAAAATTAGGCAGTTTAGTTTTAGACACAAATTATTATCTTTGCACCACTAAATTTTAACAATGAATAAATACCTGAAATTTGTTATCGCAGCTCTGATCATTGCAGCCGGAGTTTATCTGATGATGAATAGAAATATTGGCTGGGGAATCGTGTTGGTTATTCTATCTGCCATCCCAATTTTGCTCTTTTTTAAGAATGAATATATTTTATTGGCCTTCTGGTTCATGCGCAAACAAAACATGGTTAAAGCTGCGAAGTGGCTTTCAAAAATCACCAATTACCACACGCAACTTCATAAATCGCAGTACGGTTATTTTCACTATTTGCAAGGTCTTACTTTAGCGCAGGAAAATCCAGCGAAAGTAGAACCTTTTATGAAAAAAGCTTTGGAATACGGTTTAAATATGAAACATGACCGCGCAATGGCCACTTTAAATATTGCAGCTGGGGCAATGCAGAAAGGCAGACGCCAGGAAGCGCAAAAACTTTTGGAAGAAGCGAAACGCCTAGACAGCGCCGGAATGATGACGGATCAAATAAAGATGCTAAAGGATCAGCTGAAAATGCCTTCTATGCAGAAACACATGCATAATCCGAATATGCGGCAGCGTGGTAAATTTTCTTAAAGAGAATTTTCTCATAAATTAAAGTCCGATTACTCGGACTTTTTTTGTGAAATCTTTTTGACTTTTTGTCTAAAATTAAGTACACTGAACAGAATTAAATTTTACATTTCAGAACTGTGATCAACACCGTAAAATTTAGGAATTTGCCATTGATACTTCACTGCAAAGGTTCGAATCGCAACAATGAGTAAAATAGTAGAAACCTGCACAAATCCATAAGAAAGCGTGCTGTATTTTACCAAACCTAAAAATATAATTCCGCCAGTAATACAAGCGGTTG
This genomic window contains:
- the rpmG gene encoding 50S ribosomal protein L33, producing the protein MAKKGNRVQVILECTEHKETGVAGMSRYITTKNKKNTTERLELKKFNPVLKKYTVHKEIK
- a CDS encoding pyridoxal phosphate-dependent aminotransferase — its product is MPKISQRAQNMPASPVRKLVPYALLAKQKGIKVYHLNIGQPDIETPQSALDAVKNNDLKIFEYALSEGNLDYRTALKNYYHTLGFSDLTTENFIVTNGGSEALNFAISTLCDDGDEVIIPEPYYANYNGFASTFNVNVVAVSSTIDTGFALPPIEDFEKKITPKTRAILICNPGNPTGYLYTREELQKLADIALRHDIVIISDEVYREYVYDGKQAVSMLDFPEIADNCIIIDSESKRYSMCGVRIGFMVTRSKKIHDAAMLFAQARLSPVLLGQIAAAAAHQDDADYILTVRSEYTHRRNVLVDLLNGIPGVICPKPKGAFYCAVELPVDDTDKFAQWLLESYSHNNETIMVAPMSGFYSNPELGKKQVRIAYVLKEEDLRRSVELLNDALQKYKIEFGL
- a CDS encoding immunoglobulin-like domain-containing protein — encoded protein: MNLLISNNTEDVIITGDPFIVEKWNGKQWMKEKAQVNRIFNSIGYIIKPGENKMLEVDISGYYPNLKKGKYKISKSYFYQNDIPITKDKEHLIYQGFTIE
- a CDS encoding GlsB/YeaQ/YmgE family stress response membrane protein, translated to MGILTWIIFGLIAGAIAKLIMPGNQNMGWLLTIILGIVGAFVGGWIGSMLGWGTVEEFDIKGILLAVVGALAVLWIYGMATKRG
- a CDS encoding DUF2199 domain-containing protein produces the protein MNSENKCGICGEIHHSYPALTFAYPNSYYWLTEEQKNTYKIHIDEDFCTIEYPDRTDRFIRVVLKQKVAKSSLYLEYGLWVSVSEENYDDYVANFNNTNHETVYFGWLSNALPDYQFEKSIAMDVKTKPGNERPEVYPQLDFSHPFVVDFYHGITKEEAEKRIHNMMSNISQ
- a CDS encoding DUF4295 domain-containing protein — protein: MAKKVVATLQGGAGSKKMTKVVKMVRSPKSGAYIFDEKVMNADEVEAYLKK
- the sppA gene encoding signal peptide peptidase SppA, which encodes MKSFFKNVLANIVAVIIIAAVFSITLIMIIAASALSGDQKPTIKEKSILTLDFKTNIIDSPAEDQGDFFAFSDKQKNVMIYDMLEAIKNAKADDKIKGISIETDGLRAGFTQLDDLRAAIQDFKKSGKFVYAYGNVVSQPAYYLGSVADQYILNPAGGIDLKGLSMEVLYMKSFADKYGIGLQIIRHGKYKSAVEPFMRDDMSPENKEQLSTLLNDIWSVNSTKIAASRKIDTAQFRTVVDSLYGTIPELTIQHKLADRLMQKSEYDQMIKTKLQLKDKDKLSKVSFSKYIKSFDEKSDKSDRIAILYASGTIYNGEGYQDIFADNFVKDIKKLADNDKVKAVVLRVNSPGGSANASDEILFELQQLKKKKPLVVSFGDYAASGGYYIAMAADKIYSEPNTLTGSIGVFGMIPYFKEIANKNGLTSHAVTTNANSNMYSAINGVTPGGVAMLTKSVEQTYKRFVHFVIENRKKTFEQIDEIGGGRVWSGTRAKQIGLVDELGSLQDAVKFAAQKANLKDYGITTYPKKTTAFEQLFKNLDENEISTRLIKNKIGADNYKLFEQITNPKFQQGVMMQTPFQIKID
- the ftsY gene encoding signal recognition particle-docking protein FtsY — protein: MSWYKKIFKKEEKETLDKGLEKSSQGFFDKISKAVVGKSKVDDEVLDDLEEVLIASDVGASTTIKIIERIENRVARDKFVGTDELDVILREEITNLLLDGPHAGSGTIDETKKPYVIMVVGVNGVGKTTTIGKLAHLFKSEGKNVVLGAADTFRAAAVDQLVIWSERVGVPIVKQNMGSDPASVAFDTVQSAVANNADVVIIDTAGRLHNKVNLMNELTKIKRVMQKVLPDAPHEILLVLDGSTGQNAFEQAKQFTAATEVNALAITKLDGTAKGGVVIGISDQFQIPVKYIGVGEKMTDLQLFNGAEFVDSFFKKR
- the murB gene encoding UDP-N-acetylmuramate dehydrogenase; the protein is MNIQENFSLKNHNTFGVDVSAKYFAEVSSLEELIETIKFSKTHSLAILFLGGGSNILFTQDFEGIVIQLHLKGIEEEYLNENEVLVTSKAGENWHEFVLFCLNKNYGGLENLSLIPGNVGTSPMQNIGAYGTEIKDTFVNCKVLNLETLEVEKFDHQKCNFGYRESVFKREGKGKYVILEVTFKLTRKNHVIKTDYGAIKSELQDLGIENPTIQEVSKAVISIRQSKLPNPKVIGNAGSFFKNPSIPTDQFLIVREKHPEMPNYPQGDLVKIPAGWLIEQCGWKGKQIGNVASHELQALVIVNKTGKATGREIYDFSAMIIDSVYQKFGIALEREVNIK
- the rpmB gene encoding 50S ribosomal protein L28, encoding MSRICQITGKRAMVGNNVSHANNRTKRRFEINLLEKKFYLPEQEKSVTLKVSAHGLRIINRIGIEEAILRGTRSGFIKKS